ATACCTAAGGGGgtctttaaatgtttctttttgtgaATTTACCTAGACTTAGACCTTTGTAGCCTATTAACCTGCTTAAGTATTTTTGGAGGAAACTAGCTATTAATTGCTTtggttctcatttttattatctacTTCATTTTTCTGTACTTTGTTCTGTTTAGGTTTGTGAAATGAAAAACTGCAATAAATGTATCTATTTTGAAGCTAAGAAAAAACAGGATCTCTATATGTGGTAAGAGAATGTATTAAGCAAGATTTAGGTGGAACTGTTCTTGTAAATGGACTTATTATTTACATCTCTTAGGTTATAGACTTCTTTCAGTCTTTTATGTAAAAAGACTGGGCCAGGGGATGAAGCAAACTCATTGATTTCACAAAAGTTGaaacctttaaagaaaattaaatatgtggATGTTACAAACACAGTTTGGTATCTTTTAAACTGTGAGGTAGTAAGAATTTACTACATTCTAAATTATAATTAGttgaaaaaattcatatttttcaggcTTTCAAATTCACCTCATGGGCCATCTGCTAAATTCCTCGTTCAAAACAGTAAGTTGACtcagtttaagatttttttatgacAAAATTGAAAATGCTTTTTTGGGATAATTGTGCCAAAGTTATAACTATTTTTgttgttacatttttttctagtcCATACCCTAGCTGAACTAAAGATGACTGGAAACTGTTTGAAAGGTTCTCGGCCCCTTTTGTCTTTTGACCCTGTAAGTTTCTCATTTAGTGTATAAGGTCTCGTTTTCTTACTCTGCATGGTTGTTTTTTAGTGGATATGGTTGTataattcaatttagttaaaatttcaaaaaaaccaCAACTTTAAACAAAACACTGCTGTTGTCAAATAATATGTTCATTCTATTTTTATAGGCTTTTGATGAATTACCACATTATGCTTTGTTAAAAGAACTCTTAATTCAGGTAAATAtcttttctagaaaatatttctagtaATATAAATGAGTGTTTCTTTTGGACTTTTTGTTAATTTAGCTATCTAAAACATACATGATATGCGGTAGAAtaagaaattaacttttttttttttttttaaccagatctTTAGTACACCACGATATCATCCCAAAAGCCAACCATTTGTGGACCATGTTTTTACTTTCACCATTTTGGATAATAGGATATGGTTTCGGAACTTTCAGGTTagctttaattaatttttaatttgaaatgaaGTAGGATATATAGTATATGGCATTTGTAGAAAATAATAAgtccttttgttttaaatagcttTTTGCCCCCACAGACTTATAGCAGTTAACTACTGTCTCATACTTTGCctacttctctccttttttccatgGCTATCAGTTGGTGTGGAGTAAGGGTTTGCCAACAAGCAACTATATATTCAGTGAGATAGAAGTTTCTCTCTAAAGAGGTTGGAATCTGGGGCTGGAGGTTGTTAAGACTTAGACATGATCCCTATAGAATGCATTCAGTGAGAATGGTGAGATGAGTCATACAGTGACTCGTTTAGGAGGAGGGGTGTTTCTGGAAATCTCGAAGCAGGAGTTTGGCAGGATAAGAAGTTAGAAAGATAGAGAGGTGGAAAGAAAAGCATGTGAAGTAACCAGGGCTCTTTTCAGCATGTGTTGTTATGTTGACTACCTTGCAGTGTTAGTTAAACACAGCCCCTTAACCTCTGAGGGCAGACATACCTGAACCAACAATGTTGTGTTAGTTCTCTAATTTAGAAGTTGCCTCTTAATTCCACAATCAGGAgccattcaaaaataaatttggcCGTGTATCCTTTTATATACCTTTTAATCTAATTTGAATTAGATGTAGAAATACAGTTTAGGGGTTGACTTAAATTTCAAAAGGGTTCTCCACAGGGTGCTTTAATACATTTTGTTACAGTGGtagcagttttaaaaattcatttaaccaCAGTTTTTCAAGAACACATGCACTGTGAGAAGCAAGATAAGGACCAAATTGAAATTGctcaattttaaaagaacactctgaaaaaaagttaatattttccgGTGACAATTACCTAGAACTAGTATTATAGTTCAGAAAATACTGAGAATTTGGCACTTGCCAAGTTTCACTTCCACCTTAATTTAATTTGTTCTCACTTCTTTTAGGCATATATGTAATGAGGTTATAGCCAGTGTAACTTTGAGGAATAGTATATCcaaaccaaaatgaaatgttcCCTTTTTATTAAAGATCATAGAAGAAGATGCTGCTCTTGTAGAAATAGGACCTCGCTTTGTCTTAAATCTCATAAAGATTTTCCAGGGAAGTTTTGGAGGACCAACTTTGTATGAAAATCCTCACTACCAGTCACCAAACATGGTAAGTACGCTATTTCTGTTGTGCAGTGGTCCTGCGATGCCCAGAACTCTTTGGCTAAAATGATTCTGTCAAGCGATTTCTGTTAACTTGGaaactaaatttgtttttttgccaCATACAGTCTTGCAAATTACTACTTTTTTTAATGACAAGAGTGAAGGGAAATCCATACAATATGTAGTATGTTTTTATGTTGAAACATCtgatacttttttgtttttagcatcGGCGTATCATAAGATCCATCACAGCtgcaaaatacagagagaaaCAACAAGTGAAGGatgcacagaaaatgaaaaagaaagaaccaaagacTGTTCTTCCACATGATCCCACTGCAGATGTTTTTGTTATACCAGCTGAGGAGAAGCCGATAGAAATACAGTGGGTAAAACCAGAGCCGAAAGTCGAtttgaaagcaagaaagaaaaggatttacaaaaggcaaagaaaaatgaaacagaagatgaacagtgggaatgcaaaatgaatCAGTGGATAactaatttttcaataattttgtatttattttgtattcaatGTGTAAATACTTTTCATTATCCAGGACTACTTTATATCTCATTAGTGTGGCatttaagacaaagaaaaatcaaattaaaatttatggCTTCAGTGGTGTGTATGTCTTTCTAAATATCACCAGAACTCATcagttaatttctgttttttttttttttttcaaagcttgtTTGGTATTACTAAAAATTTAGCACACTTCAGATTTAAGCCTGCTTTCTTGGATTAAAATTTTGGGTTTAGCGACGCTGAAATTCAAACAGATTTACTGGGTCATTCATTATTAGTTGTAAAACAATGAATTAGGCACTTTGAGAGCATAGTTTCAGATGGTAAAGTGCATATAgactggtaggaaaaaaaaaagtcttaggtTGGAGTCCCCGCGTCACCAATGAATGAGACCTTGGAAAAGCCAATCCCTGATCTTGTTTTCTCACCTCAAGAAAGAgtacaatgaaaataattaggttttgagaatcaaatgagtTAAAACGTGTTGAAAGTATTCTGCAGTCTACAAATTTAATTTAGAAGCAGTGggtataaattatttaatagtaaaagaaatgaaaatggaacagTGGGTAGAGGGCCCTGGAACATTTGAGTGTCTCCTCTGATAAAAACACTGTTTGAGGTGGAGAGCCACAGGGCTTACCCTCGTGGAGGTCAGTGAGTAGGAGGGAAGGACAAGACTCCGGGTGCTAGTGGCCATGGACAGGTAGCTGGCTGCTGAAGAGAGagacatacatatgcacatatacacgTAACATAGGATTGGATCATGCATGTGGTGTTTTGTGacccacttatttttatttcatattaatcACTTCCCCGTGTCTTTATTATACAACATGGCTAATGAGCACATGGTATTGTCCACTCCATGCCATAGCTGTACAATCTGTCCCTTATTGTGGGAAATTATAGTATTTCAGTTATGGGTGCTTATGGCAAACATTTCTTGACAAATTATTTTGTTCCACCCTTGTTTCCTGTAAGTGGAGCTCAAAAGATGTGAACACTAAGAAATTTTGATCATTCCCCTAAATAATTGTACTTCACCAGAGGTCggtgttcatttatttacttgtagCTTTGACAACAGCGAAATAATTTTTGTCAATTTGGtaggttaaaaaaagaataccctTTTTTGGGTAGgtattggtttttcttttgtgactAATCTTGATTTTGCACGgtagttttattaatttgtaagAGCTCTTTCTATGGCAGGGTTATTCCAGACATCTTTCCTAGTTCCTCActtgtattttaattatgttctttatttaaatatgtagGAAGAACAATCAATTTtccattatatttcattttttcttagttttcttcaaACAAAGGCCTTGAATGTACAATTAGGccactttattttgaaatagtctAAATTAGACTACTTATCTTGAACTCTACATTAAGCAGATAATTCAGTTTAGAGGTTCACTTTAAATACTTGCGTGTGGCTAATGAAGGCCAGTTCTGGTTAAGTGTGGGGGGAgaaaaagcttatttatttaagcaaCTGAATATAGCCTGGGATGAAAAGAAGCTGTATTCAGGATTTGTATTTAAACACCCACATCCCAAGAAGTTAATTATAGGTTATAAAATAAACTGGCTCAATAAGTTGTTTGAAGACCcaaacttttaacattttctgagGTGTGTGTTCTGGAGTTTTAGTGGAATTTCTTCAACAATTTCGATTATCAGTTTCTACATATTTTCCTGTCTCAAATTACTTCCCTTTCATGATCATTTATGTGGGTACCTCGTTTGAATgagaatttctcttctttcaagttCATGTTCATTTAGAAGTCAACTTGTTAAATAAAGATAATCCTTTAAACTGAAATTTGTATCTAGTGTAATTGTCTTTATATTTCTGTACAATGTTACAGGCAGAAACAGTTCCCTCTTCTCTCAGGAGGAAAAAGGCAAGTGACTCACAGGTTGTAAGCAAAACcagatggaggaggaggacggAAAAAGTTCTCTTGTTACTTTTTGTCCCCCTACCCCTAGTCACATTCTCAAATGGGGAAAGTTACCATTTTCACCTGTATTCAAACTTCTCAATCCCTACCCATTGCCAGTTTACAAACTAAGGTGGTATAGTATCTTCCTTCTTTGAAAAAGAGGTGTATGAATTTCGAGTATGAGTTGGTTGAACAGTGGTGTGTGCAGAAACTTGATGAGGTTTAAGGTTGGTTGGTTTTGATTGTGCAACGGGCAGGATTATTAGGGAAGCAAGGGACCATCTCATACAATAGACGTTAGCAAGAGCCAACCCTTCTCTTTACACATGGTTGACAAAATCTACACCTAACAACATATGTAAACATTCCACATTACAGTGAAATATATTGGTGTATATATGAAACcaatatattttaatgacaatTAGGATACTATTTTGACATGTTATCAAATTGTTTGGAACAGTTGTAGGGATCTTCCATCCTGTAATAACAGTGTATGAGATCAACAAAAACTGGTTAAATACTATCCCTTAACTTCATTCTTAATCTAGGAAATGTAGGATTAGAAGCCAGAAAATTAGGATTAAAGAATGGTGGATGAATGGGTCAGCACAATTTTATCCATGTTGGTGGTAAAACATTTggtatgttatttaaaatgtgttgatGCTCTCTCAAATTCTTCCAGTTAAGGCATCATATTTACTGTTATTTCACTGCATATTGGTCAGGACGAGCAGTATTAAAGATCTCGGTAAGTGGCAACTGGAGAGAATTGAAGAGTTAAATCCTGTATTTGGTTCACCTGAATCCTGCCATTGATCAGCTGGGGAGGCCTGAGCAAGCCACTCGAAGACTTTGAGCCCAAGTTGCCTCATCTGGAAAAACGGGGCTCCACTGAGAAATCGTTTTCAGAAAACAAGATGCTTTCCAAAATCTTCTCCCATCAGGCTCCTATCAGCCCTCAGGTGGTCTGCCCAGTTGGTGCTCCTTACAGAGACTGCCTACTGTGCCCCTCACAATGACGCCCACCGTGGCCCCGCCTCCCACCTGTCGGGGCCCCGCCTTCATCCCGCCGCGGCCCCGCCTTCATCCCGCCGCGGCCCCGCCTTCATCCCGCCGCGGCCTCGCCTCCCACCCTCCGAGGCCCCGCCTCCCTCTCGCGCAGCTTTTCCGGGAACCgagccctcccccagcccatgcGCTGCCGCGGCCGCCGGCACCGCCCCCTCCGCGCGCCCGCGTGCCGCAGCCCGCGCCGCCTGTCGCCGCCGCGCGCCGCCGCCACCCcgcgccgctgccgccgccgccgcgctcgCTGGCTGGCCCGGTGCGGGCGCCGGGCTCCCGCTGCCGAAGAGGACCAGCAGCGCCGCCGCCACCACTTCGGCCCGGGCCcgggccccggccccgccccgggccccggccccagccccctgcccggCCGGGCGATGAAGTGTCACTACGAAGCGCTGGGGGTGCGGCGCGATGCCAGCGAGGAGGAGCTCAAGAAGGCCTATCGGAAGCTGGCCCTGAAATGGCACCCGGGTAACTACTCCGCAACCGTCGCAGCCCTTGCAAAAGCCGGACCCCCGCCCCCCTTCGCCCCCCTCTTCCCAGAGTAACTCCGGGACCCTGGCCAGCCTCAACCTGCCCGCCCTGTAACTCCCCTCGCTCTGGAAACCCTGCCCGGGTCcccggccaggtgcccctgcgcAGTGCTCTTCCCGCCGGGCGTTTTCCGCGTCCGTCGGCGGACGCATCCCTCACCCCAGGCTTCACTTGAGCCCCGGGCACCCCGTCCCTTCCCAGACGTTCCCCCGCCCACCCACCAACCTCGACGCTACCCGCAGTGGCACTTGATGGGAAGGACTCATTCTAGCGACTTCACCCGCTCCTCCCACCCCTTCGCAGACACCATCGAAGAAGCAGGAGTCCTGAGCTCGCGAGCTTGGTCCTTGCTTGAGTCTCTGCCGCTCAGCAGCCCTTAACTTTATCACGCAATCCCAGCTATCCAAGTGTAATTTATCGCCCCTTATTGAAATTAAGACAAAGAAGCTAGTAAACTGTCTTTTAAATAGCTGTGCTTATTTTCACCTCCTTTTCCAGTAAGTTGTTGAAATACAGATCCTGTACTCCACTTGGGATGTTTTGCAGATTTGGAGTTTTAATTGGTCGTCTTCCCTAGTGAAGTTTGTGTACTTAGAAGTAGACTTCTTTTGGATGTTTTATTTGGTGGTAGTTCAGGCCTGTGTGACTTCTGTGAAGTCATCTGATCTTTCAGACTGGGAAACTAAGGCTGTAGTTGAGTATCAGCTTTTTGAGGTTTATAAGAGGTTTAGGTATTAGCACTGATCAATAAGGGTGTTTATAGAATCTCCAGTATGTGCAAATCACCATAGTAAGATTCTGAAGTGCTACTGGGAAAACATGCTGTAAGGCACCAAAAGTTAAATACAAGCGCAAACAAAATAGTGCAGCATACGTAATTGGTAGTTGGGTTAATAGAACAACTAATAAATGCCCCAGGAATTCGGGAGGGGTGTGTCTCACTATGTCCTGAGAGGCAGTGAGACTTCCCCTTGGCAGAGGAGTCTAGATTTAAAGCTGGATCTTAGAGTAATGGAATTGGGAAAAGTGAGCTTAAGAGTAGAGGGAAGAGCACCGTGGTGGACAAAAGATGGTCCAGGGGACAGTTTGACTGAAGGCAGTATTTATTGGAAATCTGAAAATATGGGTTGAGAGAAGAGCTGAAGGAAGGGCCTGGGACCCAAAGTCAAAAGGTCTGTAGTTggtggaagaagaaataaaggtatGGGTTTGTTACTTAAAGTGGTAATGATTACCAACAGGAACTAAACAAATGTGATATGTATCGGAAAGGAAGCAGTGAGCTAAACATTCATCACAGCAGGAAGTTAGTAGCTATATCCAAAATTAATAAATCCAAAAATAGTATAGAAACATATACTTAGAGGAATAGGGGTTGTCATAAGAAATTAAGTTAGGAATTAAAAGGAAGTTAGGAATTCCTTGACTCTTCTGGCTGGACAAGTGTGAGGAAGAGGATTAACGCTTGTGACcaaatgcatatgtaattttgATGATAATATGAAGATGTTTTTGAGTGTAGTTTTAAGATTAGATTGTAAAGGGTCCTGAATGTTAGGCTCAGGGCTGTGAAATTGGTTTTTCCAATAAGGGAGAGTTGAAGCCGGTTTTATTAAGATGTCTTGAAGTGGTACTGTGAGGGGGGCTGAGTGGATTGAAGAGGGACGAGGACAGAAGTCAGGTGGTGTCCACCATGGCAAGTAAGGACCCATGACAGGCTGGGGGTCAGTGGGAGGAAAGGGCAAAGCGGGGCTAAAGACATGCTGTAGAGGAAAAATGGTCAGATTTGGTGATTAATTGGAAATCAGtgcaaggaaagaaggaagacgTATACAAACGTTAAGAAAACATCAGTTAACTATTTTGAAACCAAACTGGTTAGAAACGAAATGGAATGTCTTCTCTGAATGTCATCATAAATCATAACATCCTAAATATCTTTTGGGTTGAAGATGCCTGTACATTTAAAGGATACATACTCCCCAGGCGACACAGGCTCTTGATATATTTTGCTGTGCTGGTTTGTTAATTTGTTAAGCCCGTCAGTTAGCAAATGTTTAATTCATTCTATGTGGGAGGTCCTGTGTTAGATGTTTCTGAGGTTAACATATGGGCTTTGATTCAAAGAATAATTTGTACTTCAAAAAGAAAGGCTGctcatttttcattcttaaagGTATTctgtgttttttgggtttttttaaattgagcaactgaaaataatttttagtaggGTCAACATTACTTCCTAGTGCAATCACTCCTTGTGAAGGGAAGGCTTTTATTTTATGACTTCTGCGACCACTTTACTGTGTGAATGAGACAGGAATggtccctgcccttctgtcacatAGAGTCATCAGGGAGTCCCAGGAAAACAGGCAGTTTCGGGCTGGTGAGATCAGGGGGTATGAAGGCGAGTACAAGATGCTTAGGAGCACGCGTGCCTGACCCGGCCTGGGTTTCTGTGTGGGTGGGAGAGATGTGCTTCCCCGAAGTGACCTCTAAGGTGAGACCGAAGTGACCTCTAAGGTGAGACCGAGAGCCAGAAGTCAGGGAGCGCAGGTGGAGGGAGGCCAGGCAGAGTATGGCGGAGTGCAGGGAGGGCAAAGAGGGGAGCGCGGCCAGCTATGCAGCAGCCAGGTCTTGGAGGTGGGGGTAAACTAGATGAGGTAGATTGGCTTTTAGCCTAAGGGCAGTGGGAAGCAGGGAAAAAGATAGGTGGTGGTTTTTCAGGTATTTCTCCGGCCACGTGGAGAGAGTGGATTGGAGCAGGCGAGAGTGGGAGTAGGGAGACCGGGAGGTCAGAGTACGTTGAAGTCACCCATGGTGACCACAGGACCTGGGGATGGAAACTCTGAGCCAAGTGCCAGAATTCTCAGTGAGTTAAGGGGCAGTGGTTGAGTGATGTGTGGACggtgagaagaggaagaagatggggTTGGCCAATGGTTTGAATCTGGAAGGAATGCTAATGTGCCCTTGGAGGTGAGTAAGGAGCCTGAGAAGGAAGCCCTGCAAAGAAGTGGTGTTCTCAGGGAGCCTGGCTTCAGTCAGGGCAGGACTTAAAAGGCTCAATCCGTGGAATTTTCCAGAAGGCACTGTAAAAAAGCTTGGGAGGGAGTAGAAGAGTGAGTGAATGGAGAGAAAAGCATGAAGAATAGTGTGAGAATGCCTTTTAAACTTTGATGACTGGATTTGTAATTCCTGTGGCCTGTGCATGTGGCTAAAAATAAAtgggctttttgtttctttattattgctttttaacTTACTGCATTTATGTGTTTAGATCCCAGTTTAACATTATAGTCAACCAGTTCAGGCatatttaagtgaaataagccatatgacaggctgaaaaaaattatttaagaaagatTCTTTAGGAAGAGGCTAGATCTTATTTTCAGCCGGTACACTGATGGGCTTTCTGTGTTTAAAAGCTTGAGCTTTCTCCAAACTtctttgggggaggaaggaagggtgtgGGAAGAAACAGGACAACGAAGTACGGTACTGATTAAAAGGTGAAGAAGAACCACCCACATACCTCCCCCAGTcaccttttttgttttatgtgggAAGATTTATTTGCTGGCGTTTTCTGCCATTCTGCTTTAATTGGGactgtgcttttttatttatgaCAGAAAGTTTATGAATGATTTGATGAAGACGTAGAAATCATGAGTGTTTTTGAATGATGAAAGATGTAGAAATCATGACTCTCGCCTTGAAGGCATATCTGGACTGCGTTCAGCTGCATATGACAGGAAGGTGGCGACAGTCACTAAACCAGACAGTTTGCTTTTTCTCACCTGGCAAGAAATCCACAGGGGACCCGTCCTGGTAGCTCCAGCTCTTGCTGAAACCATCAAAGACCTGCTCCATTGTCCTGCACCAAGTGTCAGCGGTTAAGCCTCAGAGCTGGAAGTTTCTGGCTCTCTGATGTCAAGGTGCAGAGACAGGCAGGCAAGCCACCACGTAGCAGTTCTCCTTCACGAGGTCTGTGGACTCTGCTCAGCAGCCTTCAGGTGGGCCCTCACTGCCCAGGGTGGGTCGGGTCCCAGGGAgcagagtggaggaggagagggcagggcagggacaaAGAGTGCGTGCTGGTAGCCTGTTAAGCAAGTTCTTAAAAGTTGTCCTAGAACGCTTTTACAGGTGTTACAGATCAGAGCTTAGTCACAGTCGTGCGAAGTCTCTCAGGAGACTGGGAAATGGAGTCTTTATAATGGGACCTGGTGCCCACCACAAAG
This region of Ursus arctos isolate Adak ecotype North America unplaced genomic scaffold, UrsArc2.0 scaffold_15, whole genome shotgun sequence genomic DNA includes:
- the BRIX1 gene encoding ribosome biogenesis protein BRX1 homolog; amino-acid sequence: MAATKRKRRGGFAVQAKKPKRNEKDAKQPAKLRDMAEEAEEEERDRIPGPVCKGKWKNKERILIFSSRGINFRTRHLMQDLRMLMPHSKADTKMDRKDKLFVINEVCEMKNCNKCIYFEAKKKQDLYMWLSNSPHGPSAKFLVQNIHTLAELKMTGNCLKGSRPLLSFDPAFDELPHYALLKELLIQIFSTPRYHPKSQPFVDHVFTFTILDNRIWFRNFQIIEEDAALVEIGPRFVLNLIKIFQGSFGGPTLYENPHYQSPNMHRRIIRSITAAKYREKQQVKDAQKMKKKEPKTVLPHDPTADVFVIPAEEKPIEIQWVKPEPKVDLKARKKRIYKRQRKMKQKMNSGNAK